In Tumebacillus amylolyticus, the genomic stretch CTCGCCGGAGAGGAGACCCCGGAGGAGGGGAGTGTTTCTTTTTACGGACGGGTTGCGTATGTAGCGCAATCGCTGGAAGGATTCGAGGAGCAGACCGTTTCCGATTGGCTTGCCGCTCAGAACCTTACCGTGACGACTGCGGCCGCGAAGGAGATGGGACTGCGCGACCACATCTGGGATTTGCCGATCGCGAATCTGAGTGGCGGCGAACAGACCAAAGTTGCCCTACTCGCAGCCCTCAGCACCCAGCCGGACTTACTCCTGCTCGACGAGCCGACCAACCACCTCGACCTCGACGCCGTTCAACTCTTGGAAAAAAAGCTCCGATCCGCGAAAGTATCATTGCTTGTCATCTCTCATGACCGCCGCTTCCTCGACAACGTAACCAACCAAACGTGGGCGTTGAAAGCCTGCGAAATCACTCCCTATCCGGGCAACTACTCCCAGTACGCCGCCTGGGTGACATCAGAAGAAGAGCGCATCGAGCACAACTACCAAGAGTACCTCAAAGAACGCGACCACCTCGAAGAAGCGATTGAACGCAAACGCCAATGGGCAACCAAAGGGGAAAAGGGCCGCAAAGCCACCGATTCTTTTGCCAGAAACCTCAAAGCGGGCGACAAAGCAACGGCTGCCAACATGTTCAGCAAAGCGAAGGCTATGGAAAAACGCCTCGAACAACTGGAACCGCAGGAAAAACCGGAGAACAAATTGGTGGCGAAGGTGAAGTTCTTGGAGATCGAGACTTCCGAGCGACCGTTGCTCTTGCGTGGAGAGGACGTAACGTTCGGCTATGAAGACCGTACGATCCTCAACCGTGTGAATTTCGAAGTCAACAAAAACGACCGCATCGCACTCGTCGGACCCAACGGGACGGGCAAGAGTACGCTCTTGAAACTGCTGACCGGTCAACTCCAAGGAGAGCGTGGGAACATCCGGGTGACGCCGACCGCGACGCTTGGGTATTTTGATCAGGTGTTTGATGCACTGAATTTGGATCGGACGTTGCTCGATGATCTGTTGTACCTCCCGAAGATGGACAACACGACAGCACGGCTTTTCCTAGGGTCGTTCCTGTTCCGAGGAGATGAGGTGTTCCGCAAGCTCTCGACGTTGAGCTATGGGGAACGCGTGCGGTATGTGTTTGTGAAATTGATCCTCAGTCGTTTCAACACGCTGATTCTCGACGAGCCGTCTAACCATTTGGACATCATGACTCGCGAAAAATTAGAAGAGGCGTTGGATGATTATCCGGGCGCTTTCATCGTGGCGTCGCACGACCGCTATTTCTTGGAGAAGATGACCAACAAAGTCTGGGAGATTCGCGACGGACAATTGATCGTTCACCCGATGGGCTTCCAAGAATACATGGAACGCAAGAGCAAACCAGCCCTTGCCCCCAGCAAGAAAGAAATCAAAAAACAATTGCAAGACGAACTCCTCCTGTTGGAAACGCGCATCTCGCAACTTTCATTCGAACTGACGACCGCTACAGATGCCGTGGCCAAACAACAGTTAGACACAGAATTTATCTCCCTGTCCCGCCAAGCCAATCAAATTCGGATGCAACTGCGATAACTTGTTTCACGTGGAACACAAGATGTGTTACAATATGTATCAAGAGGTAGTGGGGGCAATCTTGCTACGGAGGTGTTCCATGTCAGCGCTGCAAACTCGAAAAGTCAAAGTGCATGTGGGGAGCAAACGACCTCATCCTGTCAAAGCGGATGAGTCGCTCAAAACCTTGTTTCACTTGTCTTCAAGACCGATCGTCGATCTCTTGAACGGATTGTTTGGCGAGGCGTTTAACCCGGAGTCTGCGCAGGTAGAATCGTTGAATACGGAGTTCATCGATGGGGAGATGGATGCCATGTATGCAGATTCTCGAATTCGGGTTACGACGGAG encodes the following:
- the abc-f gene encoding ribosomal protection-like ABC-F family protein; protein product: MMLLQTVNLSQSYGIREVLKHIEVEIHTGDRIGLVGRNGEGKSTLMRILAGEETPEEGSVSFYGRVAYVAQSLEGFEEQTVSDWLAAQNLTVTTAAAKEMGLRDHIWDLPIANLSGGEQTKVALLAALSTQPDLLLLDEPTNHLDLDAVQLLEKKLRSAKVSLLVISHDRRFLDNVTNQTWALKACEITPYPGNYSQYAAWVTSEEERIEHNYQEYLKERDHLEEAIERKRQWATKGEKGRKATDSFARNLKAGDKATAANMFSKAKAMEKRLEQLEPQEKPENKLVAKVKFLEIETSERPLLLRGEDVTFGYEDRTILNRVNFEVNKNDRIALVGPNGTGKSTLLKLLTGQLQGERGNIRVTPTATLGYFDQVFDALNLDRTLLDDLLYLPKMDNTTARLFLGSFLFRGDEVFRKLSTLSYGERVRYVFVKLILSRFNTLILDEPSNHLDIMTREKLEEALDDYPGAFIVASHDRYFLEKMTNKVWEIRDGQLIVHPMGFQEYMERKSKPALAPSKKEIKKQLQDELLLLETRISQLSFELTTATDAVAKQQLDTEFISLSRQANQIRMQLR